A single Oryctolagus cuniculus chromosome 18, mOryCun1.1, whole genome shotgun sequence DNA region contains:
- the LOC127488019 gene encoding ubiquitin carboxyl-terminal hydrolase 29-like gives MESMNGYTEPDKTPSSNVCRVPSAETFTTEEGSGTTFPQQLLGKSPMLAKQGLPEKKDRKRKPTLSSSLDTDEGFLEENESSVSDKSLLLPSVPERAQDDPQHDQDQLCLDSHPEQLQQGFPNLGNTCYMNSILQSLYAIPSFADGLLGQGIPWENIPSDVLIMPLSMLLALKDICNLETSQDLLRDIKNAISAVAEIFSGNMQNDAHEFLCQCLDQLKGDFEKVNTIWKTRREAGDENSPPELFAGDAATKVFVCPVASNFEFELQDYMICKACGQVVVVIEPGNCISINLHPKPKASPLSLQHCFDLFFTTEECERLCEMCNHKKAVVMHKFGRLPRVFIVHLKRYSLSDTYALMKDDQQVLIPKYLSLSSNCNEDTRPPLPLDSNAPVLDPEVLNLTQEVNSERVSPCTSSVKLTWQSSDSSVLHVAPDEDAEQNTPQRIWQARPKEQQQSDLASGSNLESKLGNARDREVREMEMLAAASVMDQGDISLLIICEDESNPINNPDRGLEEVCCQEEPENPEPKDDEKTSTLVELDFDHVSESSKDLCDYEKHKISEGLRGVVEQLHESVTKDIVGMEKTISKVKEPKGSMQMGDALHSYRLISVISHIGNSPCAGHYISDVYDFQKQAWFTYSDLRVAEIPEAMVQEARLHSRYIVFYMHNDIFEALVSKAEKSQLTSQQEEVFLPGE, from the exons ATGGAGAGCATGAATGGGTACACAGAGCCTGACAAAACTCCATCTTCCAATGTATGTCGTGTGCCAAGTGCTGAGACCTTCACTACAGAAGAAGGAAGTGGAACAACGTTCCCCCAGCAGTTGCTGGGCAAATCGCCAATGCTTGCCAAACAAGGGTTACCAGAGAAGAAAGATAGGAAGAGAAAACCAACACTGTCGTCCAGTCTAGATACGgatgaaggcttcctggaagaaaatgAGAGT agtgtatCTGACAAAAGTCTGCTATTGCCATCGGTACCAGAACGTGCCCAGGACGACCCACAACACGATCAAGACCAATTGTGCCTTGACTCTCACCCAGAGCAACTGCAGCAGGGCTTCCCCAATTTGGGAAACACCTGTTACATGAACTCAATTTTACAGTCACTCTATGCAATTCCATCATTTGCTGATGGCTTACTAGGACAAGGTATTCCATGGGAGAACATTCCTTCTGACGTGCTTATCATGCCTTTAAGTATGTTGCTTGCTTTGAAAGATATTTGTAATCTAGAGACTAGCCAAGACCTACTCAGAGATATTAAAAATGCTatctcagctgttgcagaaatATTCTCAGGCAACATGCAGAACGATGCTCATGAATTCTTATGTCAGTGTTTAGACCAGCTGAAAGGcgattttgaaaaagtaaacaccaTTTGGAAAacgaggagggaggctggagatGAAAATTCACCTCCAGAGTTGTTTGCTGGTGATGCTGCCACCAAAGTGTTTGTTTGTCCAGTTGCTTCCAATTTTGAATTTGAATTGCAGGACTACATGATTTGCAAAGCCTGTGGTCAAGTTGTTGTCGTGATAGAGCCTGGTAATTGTATCTCCATCAACCTACACCCAAAACCAAAAGCATCTCCTTTGTCCCTTCAACATTGTTTTGATCTTTTCTTTACAACAGAAGAATGTGAGCGCCTCTGTGAAATGTGTAACCACAAGAAGGCTGTGGTGATGCATAAATTTGGCAGGCTACCCAGAGTCTTCATTGTTCATCTGAAACGCTACAGTTTGAGTGACACTTACGCGCTAATGAAGGATGACCAACAAgttcttattcccaaatatttgagtTTATCCTCTAATTGCAATGAAGACACCAGACCACCACTTCCCTTGGATAGTAATGCACCTGTGTTGGACCCCGAAGTACTGAACCTCACCCAAGAGGTTAATTCTGAGAGAGTCAGCCCATGCACATCATCTGTGAAGCTGACCTGGCAATCCAGTGACTCTTCAGTTCTGCATGTTGCACCAGACGAAGATGCTGAACAAAACACACCTCAGAGAATTTGGCAAGCCAGGCcaaaggagcagcagcagagtgACCTAGCAAGTGGCTCAAATCTGGAGTCCAAACTGGGCAACGCAAGAGATAGGGAAGTCAGAGAAATGGAGATGCTGGCAGCTGCCTCAGTGATGGATCAGGGAGACATCTCTCTTCTTATAATCTGTGAAGATGAAAGTAATCCTATAAACAACCCAGACAGAGGACTTGAAGAAGTTTGTTGTCAAGAGGAGCCTGAAAATCCAGAACCCAAGGACGATGAGAAAACCAGTACATTGGTAGAGTTAGATTTTGATCATGTTAGTGAGTCTTCAAAAGATCTTTGTGACTACGAAAAACACAAGATTTCAGAAGGATTGAGAGGCGTGGTTGAGCAGCTGCACGAATCTGTTACCAAAGACATCGTGGGCATGGAGAAAACCATATCTAAAGTCAAGGAACCAAAAGGAAGCATGCAAATGGGAGATGCTCTTCATTCTTACCGACTGATCAGCGTCATCAGCCACATAGGGAACTCCCCGTGTGCAGGCCATTACATCAGCGACGTGTATGACTTTCAGAAGCAGGCCTGGTTCACGTATAGTGATCTGAGGGTGGCAGAAATCCCAGAGGCCATGGTGCAGGAGGCAAGGCTTCACAGTAGGTACATCGTTTTTTACATGCACAATGACATTTTTGAGGCACTTGTGAGCAAGGCAGAGAAGTCCCAGCTAACCAGCCAACAGGAAGAGGTGTTCCTTCCAGGAGAATAA
- the LOC138846740 gene encoding ubiquitin carboxyl-terminal hydrolase 29-like: MESMNGYTEPDKTPSSNVCRVPSAETFTTEEGSGTTFPQQLLGKSPMLAKQGLPEKKDRKRKPTLSSSLDTDEGFLEENESVPSKKFKKDSLKDLAKDGSSKHGPSLRTASPGNSPLDETVLSPQSVSDKSLLLPSVPERAQDDPQHDQDQLCLDSHPEQLQQGFPNLGNTCYMNSILQSLYAIPSFADGLLGQGIPWENIPSDVLIMPLSMLLALKDICNLETSQDLLRDIKNAISAVAEIFSGNMQNDAHEFLCQCLDQLKGDFEKVNTIWKTRREAGDENSPPELFAGDAATKVFVCPVASNFEFELQDYVICKACGQVVVVIEPGNCISINLHPKPKASPLSLQNCFDLFFTTEECERLCEMCNHKKAVVMHKFGRLPRVFIVHLKRYSLSDTYVLMKDDQQVLIPKYLSLSSNCNEDTRPPLPLDSNAPVLDPEVLNLTQEVNSERVSPCTSSVKLTWQSSDSSVLHVAPDEDAEQNTPQRIWQARPKEQQQSDLASGSNLESKLGNARDREVREMEMLAAASVMDQGDISLLMICEDESNPINNPDRGLEEVCCQEEPENPEPKDDEKTSTLVELDFDHVSESSKDLCDYEKHKISEGLSGMVEQLHESVTKDIVGTIAKVKEPKGSMQMGDALHSYRLISVISHIGNSPCAGHYISDVYDFQKQAWFTYSDLRVAEIPEAMVQEARLHSGYIFFYMHNDIFEALVSKAEKSQLTSQQEEVFLPGE; the protein is encoded by the coding sequence ATGGAGAGCATGAATGGGTACACAGAGCCTGACAAAACTCCATCTTCCAATGTATGTCGTGTGCCAAGTGCTGAGACCTTCACTACAGAAGAAGGAAGTGGAACAACGTTCCCCCAGCAGTTGCTGGGCAAATCGCCAATGCTTGCCAAACAAGGGTTACCAGAAAAGAAAGATAGGAAGAGAAAACCAACACTGTCGTCCAGTCTAGATACGgatgaaggcttcctggaagaaaatgAGAGTGTGCCAAgcaagaaattcaagaaagattCCTTGAAAGATCTAGCAAAGGATGGAAGTTCGAAACATGGACCTTCCCTCAGGACCGCCTCTCCTGGAAATTCTCCCCTGGatgagactgttctttctcctcaGAGTGTGTCTGACAAAAGTCTGCTATTGCCATCGGTACCAGAACGTGCCCAGGACGACCCACAACACGATCAAGACCAATTGTGCCTTGACTCTCACCCAGAGCAACTGCAGCAGGGCTTCCCCAATTTGGGAAACACCTGTTACATGAACTCAATTTTACAGTCACTCTATGCAATTCCATCATTTGCTGATGGCTTACTAGGACAAGGTATTCCATGGGAGAACATTCCTTCTGACGTGCTTATTATGCCTTTAAGTATGTTGCTTGCTTTGAAAGATATTTGTAATCTAGAGACTAGCCAAGACCTACTCAGAGATATTAAAAATGCTatctcagctgttgcagaaatATTCTCGGGCAACATGCAGAACGATGCTCATGAATTCTTATGTCAGTGTTTAGACCAGCTGAAAGGcgattttgaaaaagtaaacaccaTTTGGAAAacgaggagggaggctggagatGAAAATTCACCTCCAGAGTTGTTTGCTGGTGATGCTGCCACCAAAGTGTTTGTTTGTCCAGTTGCTTCCAATTTTGAATTTGAATTGCAGGACTACGTGATTTGCAAAGCCTGTGGTCAAGTTGTTGTCGTGATAGAGCCTGGTAATTGTATCTCCATCAACCTACACCCAAAACCAAAAGCATCCCCTTTGTCccttcaaaattgttttgatcTTTTCTTTACAACAGAAGAATGTGAGCGCCTCTGTGAAATGTGTAACCACAAGAAGGCTGTGGTGATGCATAAATTTGGCAGGCTACCCAGAGTCTTCATTGTTCATCTGAAACGCTACAGTTTGAGTGACACTTACGTGCTAATGAAGGATGACCAACAAgttcttattcccaaatatttgagtTTATCCTCTAATTGCAATGAAGACACCAGACCACCACTTCCCTTGGATAGTAATGCACCTGTGTTGGACCCCGAAGTACTGAACCTCACCCAAGAGGTTAATTCTGAGAGAGTCAGCCCATGCACATCATCTGTGAAGCTGACCTGGCAATCCAGTGACTCTTCAGTTCTGCATGTTGCACCAGACGAAGATGCTGAACAAAACACACCTCAGAGAATTTGGCAAGCCAGGCcaaaggagcagcagcagagtgACCTAGCAAGTGGCTCAAATCTGGAGTCCAAACTGGGCAACGCAAGAGATAGGGAAGTCAGAGAAATGGAGATGCTGGCAGCTGCCTCAGTGATGGATCAGGGAGACATCTCTCTTCTTATGATCTGTGAAGATGAAAGTAATCCTATAAACAACCCAGACAGAGGACTTGAAGAAGTTTGTTGTCAAGAGGAGCCTGAAAATCCAGAACCCAAGGACGATGAGAAAACCAGTACATTGGTAGAGTTAGATTTTGATCATGTTAGTGAGTCTTCAAAAGATCTTTGTGACTACGAAAAACATAAGATTTCAGAAGGATTGAGTGGCATGGTTGAGCAGCTGCACGAATCTGTTACCAAAGACATCGTGGGCACCATAGCTAAGGTCAAGGAACCAAAAGGAAGCATGCAAATGGGAGATGCTCTTCATTCTTACCGACTGATCAGCGTCATCAGCCACATAGGGAACTCCCCGTGTGCAGGCCATTACATCAGCGACGTGTATGACTTTCAGAAGCAGGCCTGGTTCACGTATAGTGATCTGAGGGTGGCAGAAATCCCAGAGGCCATGGTGCAGGAGGCAAGGCTTCACAGTGGGTACATCTTTTTTTACATGCACAATGACATTTTTGAGGCACTTGTGAGCAAGGCAGAGAAGTCCCAGCTAACCAGCCAACAGGAAGAGGTGTTCCTTCCAGGAGAATAA